In Setaria italica strain Yugu1 chromosome I, Setaria_italica_v2.0, whole genome shotgun sequence, the genomic window AACTCCAGTTATTACCTGATTCAGCTGAAAGGACATTTATCTATGAAAGGACATAGTTGAATTCCAATGTTTGTGACTTTTCAACGCGAGCTGCACATAAACTCTTGGGACGGTTAGCGAAATGATCAAGCAACGGACTCCTGTctgtttcaggctttcagcttTGAGCAGTTGGAAAAATATCTGACAGTTCGTCATCAGACATCGGGTCGCCTTCATCCAGCTGAGAATAAGTTGGGTTCAGACTGGAGCATGCGCTTTGCTGTGATGTATGCTGAGATAAGAGGCGAATTTGTGCTTCGCTTCGATGATTCCACGCTATTATCACTTTATCAGCTAGATGACGGCGGCCTGAATCCCGTCTCTGAATCGCACCAAACCCACAACATATTCGCACGGCATCGGCATACAGGCCCTCTAGGCCCAAGTCAAGTTGTTCGTCACAGAAGGGATCATTTCTGGGCCTTATGGGATTATAAAGCATGTTGGGTCTCCTTTGTCAATGCCTTTGCTGGACCGTAGAACTTTCGCACTCAACCGAGACACATCAGCAGCTGGATCTGTCAATTATCAGATGCTCTTTTACTGTTCTTCAGCAGCGCACTCGCGAGAAATGGAGATTAGAATATGTCCCTCTCTAACCTGATACAAATACTAAGGACAATCCTCTTGACCAAGCAAGCGGTCTGACTTATCCGCAAGAATCTCCCAGCTACACTACGATAAAAAAGGCCATCTCGAGGCGACAGGGCGCTGCAACTTGCATCGCTTTGCAGCCATCGTcggaaactctgaatttttcgAACACAAGTGAAAAGACACGCATGAGAAAACAAGGTCCTAGTTCGGCTTTCGTCTGTAGAAAAACCTAGCTTTACTCGTGAGCATCTAGAAGCTGGAAACAGGGTACTTATCACCTTATCAGCTTGAGCCCCGGCCCACACAATAATGCATAGGGACTTCCAATTCGAGTTGGCCCAAGGCTGTCTTCCTCTAGCCTGTCTAGAAGTAGATGTAATCACAGTTACAGCCACAAAGCTGGCTTGTCCTGTACTCATGCTAAACTTTCTGCTTGTCTCGTCATGCTCCCCGAGCTGACTTGGCTTCAGACAATCCACTGAACACTGAGCGCGAGTCCACCACTCGCGTTGCTGTTGATGCGATCGGCATATCCTTGCTCATTTACACCGTCCTTCCTTAAGAACACAATATATAGCCTTGTATTGTATATAAATCACCATGTGTTTTCCCAAGTCTGAAATGTTGTTATCGTTTGTGATCACAGCAAACACTGTACATCATGTGACAAATGTTGCTTGAGAAAGCGGCAGCATTAACAGTGGCACTTTTGGGTTTTTTCGCTCGGAGCGGATGGCTGGAGGCAATAATGTGTGTACGGCGAGCATCGCAGGGAGATCAGAGACAGCAACTTGGGAACAGTTCCGGGATGGATTTTGAGAGACAAGGTGGGGGCGGTGTATCGTCCTGCGAAAACTACGTTCGTACTGTGTTTGCCGTTCAGAAAACTGCTTGGGAACTGCCTAGTTTAACGCATTCTTTTTTCAGAAGCTATTTTTCAGTTTAGCCATTAAAAGAAAATGAGCTGCATATGCTGCCCCACGGCCGGAAGAGATGACGACGAGATGAAGCCATGAACGGAAGCACCGAGGTATCATTGCGGGATGACCTTTGCGCACAAAGAAGAGAATGTCCATGCTTGGTGAAAAGTAGCTAGGCAGAAAGGGAATCCGCTATGGCTCCAGAAATGGTAGGGCAGATGCCGGAGTTAGGTAACATCGATCCATTTATCCGCACGCGGCAGCCCCCACTTCGACGATCTCCTCTCTTCGACAACGCCATCCGTCAACGCGCGGATAAGAACATACTACCACGTTCACATAATTTTGTTTTTGAGGAGAAAGCTCTACAGAATTTTACCTGTACTATCCAGTGATGAAGGATCAAGGAGGCTATGATTTTACTTTTGACCATTTTTCGGTTGCTAAATTCTCGTTAACTGATCCAGACGCTCTATCGATGCAAAGATTTTGCTGTCACGATCTAGAGCACTCTCGTCTGTCCCTTCTCCCTTTAAGCGAGGCAAGTTGGTGCCATTTGGATTTGGCTGCTGCGCTGCACAAGCGTAATGGGGCCATGTTCTTGCTCTTGCTCAGGACCAAGTGGCAAGTGTGCGAATAAAGGAAATCTTATGCACCTTTCTGGATCAGAATCACTACATATACAATGAAACAAAGCCGCAATCTTTTTGTGTTTCGTTGCCGCTATCTTCTTGGCTCATCAGGTTCTTCAGTTCCATGAATTCCGCCGGTGAGCAAGAGCCGAGCCAAATCCAACATGAGCCTGCGGGAGCTATGCTCTCCCAGGCCGTGTCGCTCTCGTCGCAGCCGAGCCTGCCTTCTCTGCCGTCGCTAGGCCCCCGCGACCAAAGCGTAATCCCTTCCCTCCACCAATGCCTCGCCACCCTCAGAGCCCACTCCTCCTACGTctccgccctcgccgtcgacggcgactCGCTGTACAGCGCCTCGTCGGACGGCCGCATCAGGGTGTGGCCATTGGACGGCGGCGCGAGCGGAgggcaggagcagcagcaggatgACAGCGGTGGCAGCGCTACGGTCGTCGCCGCGTGCGACAGCTCCGTGAAGTGCCTTCTCGCCATGGGCGACGGTCTCGTCCTCAGCTCCCACCAGGACGGCAAGATCAGGGCATGGCGCGCCGGCAGCCGGAAGGACGGGTCCCGGCGCCTCGCCCCGCGCGCCGTCCTGCCGACCTGCGTCGACCGGCTGCGGACGTTCCTGCTCCCGTGGAGCTACGTGCAGGTCCGGCGTCACCGGTGGCGCACCTGGGTGCACCACGTGGACGCGGCCACCGCGCTCGCCGTGTCCCCGGACGGCGCGCTCCTGTACTCAGCGTCGTGGGACCGGAGCCTCAAGGCGTGGCGGCTGCCGGGGTTCCAGTGCGCGGAGTCCGTCGCAGCCGCGCACGACGACGCCATCAACGCGCTTGCGGTGTCCCCCGACGGGCACGTGTACACGGGCTCGGCCGACAAGAAGATCAAGGCGTGGAGGCGCCAGCCGGAGCGGAGGAGCAAGCACGTGCTCGTGCAGACGATGGAGCGGCACAGGTCGGCGGTGAACGCGCTCGCTCTGGGGGTCGACGGGAAGGTGCTCTACTCCGGCGCGTGCGACCGGTCGGTCGTGGTGTGggagcgcgccggcgacgggcgcATGGAGGCCACCGGCACGCTCAGAGGGCACAAGAAGGCGATCCTTTgcctggcggcggccggggacgtGGTATGCAGCGGCTCGGCGGACAGGACggtgagggtgtggaggaggggagcggagaACACGGGGTACACTTGCCTGGCTATCCTGGAAGGCCACGGCGCGCCTGTGAAGAGCTTGACGTTGGTGTACGGACGTGACCGCGGTTCgttcggtggcggcggcggcggttctgCGCTTGTCTGCAGCGGCGCATTGGATGGTGAAGTGAAGATTTGGAGCGTGCTTGTTCCTTGCTTGCTTGAGAGATAATAGCAATAGTAGTTCATTCATGTACAAGTACACCCAAGATTATCAGGATCCCGATCCGCATTCTAGTATTTTATGATATTACGATCCTATCAAATCATGATACCAAACTCACCTTACATCCAAAATTTTATAGTATATTTCgttcaaattttttttagtATATCAATCCTATACAAAGGTTCCACGCGATCATATATTTCATATTTTGCAACTAAATGAAATATGAAAAACAACACATCAGCAGTCATGTTATCACGTCCAAGGGAATCTAACTAGCAAGATgctcgtgcgttgctacggtgaaATACTAATTATATTATTAAAATCCCTAAAAAAAACTTTTATAcctcgagtgtttttttttgaaaaagacaGGTGGTTGGTCTTGCTCCTAGGAATCTGAAGACTTGAGTTCGAATCCCCTTCCCACCCTTTTTTACATGATATTTTTTCGGTGCAtgattcatttttattttttaggcaGGGGCTCGGTTTCCCGTTTCAAGGTGGTGGGCGccggttcttcttcttcctcaggaTAGAGCGAACTGAGCTGAGCAACCTCTGTCCGCCGGCCAATTACTCCGACCTCTGGCCACCATTCTCAAATCGCCACCACACACATCTACTTGATCCTCCCAACTACCTCCTCCACCACTTGTTGCCCGCAGCCATGCCTCCTAGCACCGGGGAATTAAACCCCAcgcccgccattgccgccggcccTGAGCTCGGGCGCCGTTGGTGAATCCCATCCTCCCAGCCACCTCGTCCCTAACCAACTGCAAAAACAAAACCACAGTGAGCTCCTGATGCTCCCACGTTCGTTACTTCCCTCTCTCCGCCGTCGTAGCCGACGGTGTGGCGTGCCGCCTGTTTGCCCGtgccgctgctcgccgccggccatgctA contains:
- the LOC101761525 gene encoding protein JINGUBANG, with the translated sequence MNSAGEQEPSQIQHEPAGAMLSQAVSLSSQPSLPSLPSLGPRDQSVIPSLHQCLATLRAHSSYVSALAVDGDSLYSASSDGRIRVWPLDGGASGGQEQQQDDSGGSATVVAACDSSVKCLLAMGDGLVLSSHQDGKIRAWRAGSRKDGSRRLAPRAVLPTCVDRLRTFLLPWSYVQVRRHRWRTWVHHVDAATALAVSPDGALLYSASWDRSLKAWRLPGFQCAESVAAAHDDAINALAVSPDGHVYTGSADKKIKAWRRQPERRSKHVLVQTMERHRSAVNALALGVDGKVLYSGACDRSVVVWERAGDGRMEATGTLRGHKKAILCLAAAGDVVCSGSADRTVRVWRRGAENTGYTCLAILEGHGAPVKSLTLVYGRDRGSFGGGGGGSALVCSGALDGEVKIWSVLVPCLLER